CGACCTTGCCGCCCTGCGTCAGGCGAACAGCGTTGCCGATTTCCTCGTCGAGCACGGGCTTGCCCTGCTCCTTGTCCCAGAAGGCAGAAAGGAAGTTGAACAGGTTGCGGCTGAACAGCGCGCTGGTGTCGGCGGGCATCAATGCGGCGATATTTTGCGCGCCGATGACGGTGACGCCATGGATCTTCTTCGCCTCGCCGGCGACCGCGCCCTCGACATTGCCGCCGCTTTCGGCCGCCATGTCGACGATGACGCTGCCCGCGCGCATCGTCGCGAGCTGCGCGTCCGAAATCAGCCGCGGCGCGGGGCGCCCCGGGATCAGCGCGGTGGTGATCACGATGTCCTGCTTCGCGATGTGCGACGACACGAGTTCGGCCTGCGCCGCCTTATATTCGTCCGACATTTCGGTGGCATAGCCGCCGGCGCCCTCACCCTCGATCCCCGCGACCGTCTCGACGAAGATCGGCTTGGCGCCGAGGCTGAGAATCTGTTCCTTGGTCGCGGCGCGCACGTCGGTCGCGCTGACCTGCGCGCCCAGACGGCGCGCGGTCGCGATCGCCTGCAGCCCCGCGACGCCGACGCCCATCACGAACGCCTTCGCGGCGCTGACCGTGCCCGCGGCGGTCATCATCATCGGAAAGGCGCGGCCATAGGCGTTCGCCGCCATCAGCACCGCCTTGTAACCCGCGAGATTGGCCTGGCTCGACAGGATGTCCATCGACTGCGCGCGCGTGATGCGCGGCATGAATTCCATCGCCAGCGCCTCGAGGCCGAGCTTGGCATAGTCGTCGACGCGCGCACGCTCGCCGAACGGGTTCAGGCCAGCAGCAAGCCAGGCGCCGTCGGCGAAGCCCTTGAGTCCTTTCGGGTCGGGGCCCTGGATGGCGAGGATGATGTTCGCGCCCTTCAGCACATCGGCGCGGCTGCCGACGCTCGCGCCCGCGGCGCCATAGTCGGCGTCGGCGATCGAAGCGGCTTCGCCCGCCCCGGACTCGACCGCGACTTCAGCGCCCAGTCCGATGAATTTCTTCACGGTTTCGGGTGTTGCAGCGACGCGGGTCTCGCCGGCGGCGAGTTCCTTCAGGACAGCGATGCGCATGGCGGCGGCCGATCAGGACGCGATGAGGAGGACGACGAAAACCGTGACGATCGCAGTGATGATCGATCCGATTTTCAGCAGGCTGAGGAACCCCGTGTAGGTTTCTTCCGCTGCCTTCATTTCCTGCTGTGCCATCGCTGTTCCCCTTAGCCAGTTTCCGCTTCGTCACGCGCAGCCGCGCGCCGCAGAATCGGATTTCGCGCCGGTCTTAGCCACGCCATGCCATATGCTCAAGTGCCGCTTTGGCGGAAAATCGCGCCGCTGGGCAAAAGCCCGATGGCCTTAATCGCCCTTTTACCCCTATCCGTTAAATGGGTTCGCTACGGCGGAACAATGGCATAACATGCCGATAAAGGGGCAGATTCGAAGGCGATGGCAAGTACCCGCGACACGCGAATGGTGATGATCGTCGACAGCGAGCCTGCCCAGCAGCGCTTTCTGTCAGCGCTCGTCTCGCGCGGCGGCTGGCGCAGCGTCATCGCCGCCGATACCGACACCGCGCTGGCCAAACTGGGGACGCAGGAGGGCATGGCGCTCGATGCGGTGATCGTCGATCAGGGCATCTCCGGGCTGTCGATCCCCGAATTCGTCGCCGAACTGCGCCGCTGGCGCCCCGCGCTGCCGCTGATCGTCATCACGATGCGCAACGGGGTCGAGGTCGCGGTCGGCGCGATGCGCGCCGGGGCAAGCGATTTCGTCCAGAAGCCGATCGCCCCCGACCGCCTGCTGAGCGCGCTCGACCGCATCGTTTCGACGAGCGGCCCGCAGGGCGAACTCCGCCCGCTCACCGAAAAATTGCGCGCGCCGCTCGCTTTCGAGGAAATCATCGGGTCGAGCCCCAATTTCCGCAGCGCGCTCGCCATTGCCGCCAAGGCAGCGCGGGCGCGGGTGCCGGTGATGATCAACGGCCGCCCCGGCACCGGCAAGGAAGTTTTCGCCCGCGCGATCCACAGCGCCAGCCCGCGCGCCCGCGGCGCGCTGGTGATGGTCGATTGTTCGGCGGTGTCGCCCGGCCTGATCGGATCGGGACTGTTCGGCCACGAACGCGGCGCCTTCCCCGGCGCGTTCGATCGCCAGGTCGGCCGGCTGGTGCAGGCCGATGCGGGCAGCATCATCATCGACCATGTCGAATGCATCCCGCTGGAAACGCAGGCGAAGCTCGTCGAATTCCTGGGCAGCGGCGAAGTGCAGATGATCGGCGGCAGCATCCGCCAGAGCGTCGACGTCCGCATCATCGCGACGAGCGCCAGCCCGCTCGACAAGCTGATCGAGGCGGGGCATTTCCGCGAAGACCTGTTCTACGCGCTGTCGAGCGCGCAATTCACCCTGCCCTCGCTCAGCGAACGCCGCGGCGACGTCGGCCCGCTGGCGCGGCATCTGCTCCAGCGGATCAGCAGCTTGCCGGGGATGGGCACGATCGGAGTTACCGACGACGCGCTGCGCCTGCTCGCCGCCTATGCCTGGCCGGGCAATGTCCGCCAGCTTCAGGACGTGCTGTTCCGCGCCGCGGTCGAGAGCAAGACCGACGTCCTCACCAGCGCCGATTTCAAGGCGATCGAGGCGACGCTCGGCGGCAGCGGCGGCGTGACGAGCGACGGCAATGTCGCGATCAACGGCGAAGCGATCGGGGTCACCCTGTACCTGCCCGACGGCAACCTCCGCCCGCTCGAAGAGATCGAGGCCGACGTCATCCGCCTGGCCATCGGCCATTATCGCGGCCGGATGAGCGAAGTGGCGCGGCGGCTCGGCATCGGCCGCTCGACGCTGTACCGCAAGCTCGCCGATCTGGGGATCGACACCGCGGCCTGACCCGCTGCGAACTCCGTCCAGCCGATCGCGCTTGATATATAAGTTTGTACTTATATAAATATCCCGGCACCAACCGCGAGAATCATCATGCCGTTCGATACCGCCGCCCAAGCCGCCATGGTCGTCCGCAAGGTCGAAGATGTGACGCATGCGGGCGAGCCCTGCCGCGCCGTCGTCGCGTCGCGCGACTATGCCACCGGTATCGACGATCTGTGGAACGCGATCACCGACAAGGAACGCATTCCGCGCTGGTTCGCGCCGGTCGAAGGCGACCTTTCGCTTGGCGGCAGATATCAGATCAAGGGCAATGCCGGCGGCACCGTCACCGCGTGCACGCCGCCGCGCCATTTCGCGCTGACCTGGGAGTTCGGCGGCGGGATGAGCTGGGTCGAGGTCGAACTGGCCGAAACCGGCGACGACAGCACGCGCCTGACCCTGCGCCATATCGCCCCGCTCGACGACAAGTCCGAGGAGTTCTGGGACAAATTCGGTCCCGGCGCCGTCGGCGTCGGCTGGGACCTGTCGCTACTCGGCCTCGCCTGGCACCTCGAAACCGGCGCGGCGGTGCAGGAGCGCTTTGCCGAGGATAGCTGGCCGCTGAGTGATGAAGGCAGGGCCTTCGCGACGTCGAGCAGCGATTCATGGACCGCCGCCTCGATCGCCTATGGCACCGCCGCAGATGCCGCGAGCCGCGCGGGCGCCAGCACGACCGCCTTCTATACCGGCACCGCCGCCCCCGAATGATGCACGCCTTCGATATCCTCGGCGATCCGGTCCGCCGCCGCATCCTCGAACTGCTTGCGGACGGCACGCAGGCGTCGGGCGCGATCGTCGAGGTGATCGCCGCCGAATTTTCGATTTCGCAGCCTGCGGTGTCGCAGCACCTGCGTATATTGCGCGACAGCGGCTTCGCGACATCGCGCGCCGAAGGACGGCGACGGCTCTATGCGGTCGCGCCCGAACGCTTCGACGAAGTCGATGCATGGGTGCAGCGTTTCCGCGGCACATGGGAACCGCGCTTCGAAGCCCTCGCGACCGAAGTGGCGCGGGGCAAGAAGGCGCGGCGCAGAGAGCAGGAAAGCTAGGCGGTCAGCGCCGCATCGCGCAGCCCGCGCCACACCCTCAGCGCCTGCCGGTTTTCGGAGACATCGTGAATGCGCAGCATCTGCGCGCCCTGCGATGCCGCCTGATAATGGAGCGCCACCGTTCCGCCGAGCCGCTGGTCGGCGGGCGCTTCATTGTCGAGCGCGCCGATCATCCGCTTGCGGCTGGCGCCGAACAGGATCGGGCAACCCAATGTATGGAACAGCGCGAGACCGTTGATCAGCGCGAGATTGTCGGCAATTCCCTTGCCGAAACCCAGCCCCGGATCGACGATAATCCTTGCCGGATCGATCCCCGCCGCGACGCATGCCGCGACCCGCTCGGCGAGCATGTCGTACACGTCGAACAGCACATGGTCATAACCGCCGCCCGCATGCGGATCGCTCTTGGCGGCCGGGGCGTGCATCAGCACGACCGGGCAGCGGGCGCGGACAACGACCTCCATCGCGCGATCGTCGTAACGCAGCGCCGAAATATCGTTGACGATCCCCGCCCCCGCCCCGAGCGCGGCCTCCATCACCGCGGCCTTGCGCGTGTCGATCGAGACCGCGACGCCGCCTTTCGCCAGCCCCGCGACGACGCCCTCGATCCGCTGAATCTCGTCGCCTTCCCAGACGAGCGGCGCGCCCGGGCGCGTCGATTCGCCCCCGACGTCGATGATCGCTGCGCCAGCCGACGCCATCGCAAAGCCCGCATCGACCGCCGCTGCGGTATCGACATGCTTGCCGCCGTCCGAAAAGCTGTCGGGCGTGACGTTCAATATGCCCATCAACTGCGGTTCGTTCAGCCGGATCGTTCGCTCGCCGAGTTGGAGCGCGCCGCGCGGACGCACGGTCGCGGCACGCTGCGTGGTAGCCGCCCGCGCGAGCGTATCGGGCATCGCGGCGATCCAGTCGTCGAATTCGGCGACGGTCACGATGGCGGATTTCACCACGCCATCGTCGCGCAGGCTGACCTGCCACGCAGCGAACCAGACCATCGTGTCGGCGATGCGCTGACAGCCGTCGTCCAGTTCGTGCGGCCGGTCGACAAAGCAGGCGGGGCGGCAATAGATTTGGGCGTCCGCCGAGGCGCTGCCGAGGGCGGGTTTGGTGAGTGGGGTAAACATCGCTCTCCCTTACCCGTCATTGCGAGCGAAGCGAAGCAATCCAGGGCGGTTTACGCCAGCTCTGGATTGCTTCGCTTCGCTCGCAATGACGCCGTGCTGTTACGCCTCGTTGGCCAGCAGCCAGTCCTGCCGCACCGCATCGATCACGCGCAATTCCTTGCCGGTATCGAGGTGCCAGAAGGTCCAGCCGTTGCAGCTCGGCGCGCCTTGCAATCCGGCGCCAACCTTGTGGATCGACCCGGCCGGCTGCCCCTGGCATTCGAGGCTGCCGTCGACGCGCACCTTCGCTTTCCAGCGACGCTTGGTGTCGGTCAGCACCGTCCCCGGCGCGATCATGCCGCATTCGACGAGCGTGCCGAAAGCGACGCGGGTCGCGGCCTTGGGTGCCATCATCGTCTTCACCGCGCTTTCGTCGAGCGGCAGCGCCATCTCGATCCGCTCCAGCGCGGCCTCGATATAGTCGTCCTCGCGCTCGATCCCGATGAAATGGCGTCCGAGCCGCTTGGCGACGGCGCCCGTCGTGCCGGTGCCGAAAAAGGGATCGAGGATCACGTCGCCGGGGTTCGAGCAGGCGAGCAGGATGCGATAAAGCAAGGCTTCGGGCTTTTGGGTCGGATGGACCTTGTGGCCGCCCTTCTTGAGCCGTTCGGGACCGCCGCAGATCGGGATCAGCCAGTCGCTGCGCATCTGCAGCTCGTCGTTCAGCGTCTTCATCGCGCGATAGTTGAAGGTGTAGCGCGCCTTTTCGCCCATCGATGCCCAGATCAGCGTCTCATGCGCGTTGGTGAAGCGGGTGCCCTTGAAATTGGGCATCGGGTTCGCCTTGCGCCACACGATGTCGTTGAGGATCCAATAGCCTTGGTCCTGCAGCGCGGTGCCGACGCGGAAGATGTTGTGATAGCTGCCGATCACCCAGATGCTGCCGCCGGGCTTCAGGATGCGCTTCGCTTCCCTAAGCCACGCGTGGGTAAAACGGTCATAGGTCGCGAGGCTATCGAACTTGTCCCAGTCGTCGTCGACCGCATCGACCTGGCTGCCGTCGGGACGCAGCAGGTCGCCGCCGAGCTGGAGATTATACGGCGGATCGGCAAAAATCATGTCGACCGATGCGGCCGGCAGGCTGCGCATCATTTCGACGCAATCGCCCTGCAGGATGCTGTCGAGCGGCAGGTCGGCGTGCGTCGATTGTGGCGCCGGTTTCGCCGCGCGCTGCTTCGCCGCCGGGGCCTTGACCCGTTCCATCACACCCATGTTTCGCCCCTGTCTTCGTCCGAAAGAAGGCCCTGATGAGTCAGGCGGAGTCCGCCGTCAAGCGCAGGACTCTAGGGATTCCGCGTCACCAACTGGTTAACGGGATGAGAACGAAAGGAGTCTGCCACGACATATGGAGTCCGTCGCGACTCGGAGACTCAACCACTGGTGGTGTGTCGATGGGGACTCAGTGGCGAAAAAAATTTCAAAATTGCTCCTCCCTGTGGCGAAGCCATGGGGAGGTGGCAGCGCGAAGCGCTGACGGAGGGGCTTTAACGCGACGCCTTAGCCCCTCCACCATGCTTCGCATGGTCCCCCTCCCCACCGCTTAGCGGCAGGGAGGAATTATATCCCGGGGTCGACACCGGTCAGTTCGACCGAACGCACCCACAGTTCGCGCGCGAGCTTCGGATCGCGCGCGGTGCGCGTCGCGCGCGCCGGGCCCGAGCGGCCCGATATTTCGCCGAGCCCCTGCGGCCCCAGATAATCGCCGCCCTGCACATTGACTCCGGTCGCTGCCTGCAACGTCGGCCAGGCGCCCTGCGCGGCGCTGTTGAAAAAGGGCGCGGCGAGCGGCGTCATGCTGCGCAGCGGCAGCGGCAGGTGGCGCGTCAGTTCGGTGAGCGCGACGCCGGGATGGCAGCCGATCGCCTGCGTCGCGCGGCCGGCGGCGCCCAATCGCCGGTCGAGTTCGAACATATGGAGCAGGTTGGCGAGCTTGCTCGTCTGGTAGCGCTGCCAATTGTGGTAGCTGCGGCTGGCCGACAGGTCGCTGAAATCGATCTCGCCGCCCTTGTGAGCGATGCTGGAGGTGATGACGATGCGGTCGTCGACATGGGGGTGCACCAGCCCGGTAAAGGCAAAGGTGCCGAGGTGATTGACCCCGAATTGCGATTCAAACCCTTGCCTGGTGAGTGTTTTCGGCGGGATCATGATCCCGGCATTGTTCACCAGCACGTCGATCCGTGACCCGGCGAGCACCGCGTTTGCCGCGTCGCGGACCTGATCGAGGTCGGCAAGGTCGAGCGGCTGGAACGACAGTTCGGCCGCCGGAACGTCGGCCCGGATGCGGTTCATCGCCGCCTCGGCCCGATCGGCATCGCGGCACGCGAGGATGACATGCGCGCCGCGCGCCGCCAGCACGCGTGCTGTCTCGAAACCGATCCCGGCATTGGCACCGGTAACCAGGAAGGAGCGCCCCGTCTGCGTGCCGACATCGTCGGCCGTGAACCCGCTGCGCATGACGCTCTCCTGCGTGTTTCAGACCAGATGCAGTTGAGCGACCGGCGCAAAACTGGTCCGATGGAGCGGTGTCGGGCCGTGTTGCCGTAACGCCGCGAGATGGTGCGCGGTACCATAGCCCATGTTGGTCTCCCAGCCAAAAGCAGGAAACTCGCGCGCCATCGTAATCATATAGCGGTCGCGATGCTCTTTCGCGATGATGCTCGCCGCCGAGATGCACGGGTGGATCGCGTCGCCGCCGATCACCGCGGTCGCCGTATAGCGCCAACGCGGCAGCCGGTTGCCGTCGACGAGCACTTCGGCGGGCTCGAAACCCAGCGCCTCGACCGCGCGCGTCATCGCGAGGAAGGTCGCCTGCAGGATGTTGATGCGGTCGATCTCGGCGACACTCGCCTCGCCAACGCCCCAGCGGCAGCGCGCCTTGATTTCGATCTCCAGCTCGCCGCGACGCCTGGCGGAGAGCTTCTTCGAATCGTCGAGCCCGGTGATACCGCCTTCGCAGAGCAGCACCGCCGCCGCGACGACCGGCCCGGCGAGCGGCCCGCGGCCGGCCTCGTCGACCCCGACAATCATTCGGAGCGATCCAGCGAACCGGGGTTTAGTTCCCGTTCGCATCGAGCGAAGTCGAGATGCCCGTCAGCATGGCGCAAGGTCGAAGGGTGTCTCGACTTCGCTCGACACGAACGGGACAAGGAAACGCCGCGCAAGATCAGATACGCCACGGCGGATACCTCCGATATTCGCCCGCCTGGTACAGGCACAGCCGGTTGCCAGCCGGATCGGTCAGCCGCGCCTCGCGCCAGCCCCAGTCCTCGTCCTTCGGCATCTGGTCGAAACGAACCCCGCGCCGCGCCAGATAGGCGACCCACGCGTCGAGCGCGCCGCTTTCCAGATAGGCCGTCGCGCCGCCCGCCTCGCCGTCGCCCACATGGATCGACAGCGTCACGCCATTGATCGCCTCGAAGCGCGCATAACCATTGTCCGGGCTGTCGACGATCTGCGTCAGGCCGAGTTGTTTGTAGAAGCCGACCGACGCCGCATAATCGGTTGCGGGCAGCGTGAACTGGTTGAGCGCCGGGCCGGTGAACAGCCCGTCGTTGCGCACCGCCTGCTGTCCCATCGGGCCATGCCCCTCGCCCAGTCCCGGCGCATCGAGCAGCGCCAGCCGCACGAAATCGCGCGCCCGCGCCACTGCGGGCTCAAGCGGCATGCCCTGCGCCAGCCCGCACGCGATCGCGCTCGCCAGCGTGCAGCCGGTGCCGTGGGTGTGCCGGCTGTCGATGCGCGGCGCCTCCCAGCGCGCGACCTCGCCCGCATCGGGTTCGAGCAGGCGGTCGGTCACCGTCTCGCCCGCGCCATGCCCGCCCTTGACGAGCAGCGCGCAGCCGTGCGCGAGCACTGCCGCCTCGCCACCCAAGGCGTCGAGTTCGCCCAGATTGGGCGTTGCGACCGTGGCGCGCTGCATCAGCGCCTCGAACGCGCGGATCGTCGCGGCGTCGGCAAGCACCGACCCGCTCGTCGACACCATCACGGGGTCGAACACGACCGGCGTCGTCGCCAGGTCGGCGCGCGCGAGCCGTTCGGCCACCGCCGCCGCCGTTTCGGCGCTGCCGATCATGCCGATCTTGACCGCATCGACGCCGATGTCCTGAACGACGCTGTCGATCTGCATCAGCACCATCTCGGCCGGGATCGCGTGCACGCCCTGCACGCCCATGCTGTTCTGCGCGGTGATTGCGGCAATCGCGGTCATCGCATGGCCGCCAAGCATCGTCACCGTCTTGATATCGGCCTGGATGCCGGCGCCGCCGCCGCTGTCCGATCCGGCAATGATCAGGACGCGTGCGGTCAACCCTTATACTTTCGCACCGTCGATCCGGGGAATTTCGCCAGCGCCGCGCCTTCGCGCAGCGGCCGGTCGAGCAGGTCGCCGCCGCAATTGGGGCATTGCTCGTCGAGCCGGTCGGCGCAATTCGCACAGAAGGTGCATTCGAACGAGCAGATGAACGCCCCATGGGCGTTCGCGGGCAGATCACGCCCGCACTTTTCACAATCGGGTCGCATTTCAAGCATGGCGGTTCGCTGCCTCCTTTACGGCGTCGCATATCATATCGACGACCTGTTCAACTTGTCCGGCATCGTCGCCCTCCGCCATCACGCGGATGACGGGCTCGGTGCCCGAGGCGCGGATGACGAGGCGCCCGCGCCCGGCGAGCGCCGCCTCGCCGTCGGCGATGGCGGTCTGGACATTGCCGTTTTCGAGCGGCTTGCCGCCCGCGAAGCGGACATTCTTCAAAAGCTGCGGCACCGCATCGAACTGGTGGAGCAATTCGCTCGCCGGCCGGTCCGCCGCGACGAGCTCGGCGAGCACCTGCAGCCCGGCCAGCGTGCCGTCGCCGGTCGTCGCATGGTCCGACAGAATCATATGCCCCGACTGTTCGCCGCCGACGTTGAAGCCGCCTTCCTTCATCCGTTCGAGGACATAGCGGTCGCCGACCTTGGTGCGTTCGAGCCGCAGCCCCTCGCCTTCGAGGAAGCGCTCGAGGCCAAGGTTCGACATCACCGTCGCGACGACGCCGCCGCCCTTCAGCCGCCCCTGCCGCGCCCAGCTCGCGCCGATCAGTCCCATGATCTGGTCGCCGTCGACGATCGCGCCCTTTTCGTCGACGACGATCAGCCGGTCGGCATCGCCGTCGAGCGCGATACCGATGTCGGCTCCGCTCGCGACGACGGTTTCCTGGAGCAACTGCGGTGCGGTCGAGCCGCATTTGTCGTTGATGTTGGTGCCGTTGGGAGAAACCCCGACCGAAATCACGTCGGCGCCGAGTTCCCAGAACACCGTCGGGGCGCTGTTGTAAGCGGCGCCATTGGCGCAATCGAGGACGATCTTCAGTCCGTCGAGGCGAACCGATTCGGGCAGGCTCTGCTTCACCGCGTGGATATAACGGCCGCGCGCGTCCTCGATCCGCTTGGCACGGCCGATCTGCGCCGGTTCGGCGAGCTTCGGTTCGCTCGCGAGCAACATTTCGATCTGGACCTCGTCCTCGTCGGATAATTTATAGCCGTCGGGCCCGAACAGCTTGATCCCGTTGTCGTAAAAGGGGTTGTGGCTGGCCGACAGCATGACGCCAAGGTCGGCGCGCATCGAGCGCGTCAGCATCGCTACCGCCGGGGTCGGCATCGGCCCGACCTGCACGACATCCATGCCGACGCTGGTAAAACCCGCGACGAGCGCATTTTCGAGCATATAGCCCGAAATACGCGTATCCTTGCCGATCACGACGCGATGTTTGTGGTCGCCGCGCAGGAAATGCGCGCCCGCCGCCATGCCGACGCGCATCGCGACCTCGACGGTCATCGGAATCTGGTTGGTCAGTCCGCGGATACCGTCGGTTCCGAAAAACTTGCGCATGCCACCTCTGCTACTTAAGCGGAACATCGAGACAAGAGCTTGTCCCGGCCACCCCCGGCGACGGCCCTAGGTCACCCGTTTTTGCTTGGCAAGCTGGCCGGAGGGGTTCGCAGGTGAATCGGTCGTGAAATCCGCATGGATCATCCTCTCGGCGCTGATCGCCGGTATGTTGCTGGGCGTCGCGGTCGAGACGATCTCGGTCGAATGGGGCACGGCATCGCTGCCCTATATCGAATGGGTCGGCCTGCTCTGGCTCAATGCGCTCAAGATGACGATCATCCCGCTGATCGTCGCGTTGCTGATCACCGGTATCACCGCGACCGCCGATGCCGCGCGGGCGGGCAAGCTGGCGGGCCGCGCCGTGGCGATCTTCATCGGCGCCAACCTGCTCGCCGGGCTGATGACCCTGCTGGTGCTGCCGCTCCTGCTGCGCGCCTTTCCGATGTCCGCCGCGGCCGCCGACGGGCTGCGGCATGGGCTCGGCGGTTCGACCGACGCCGTCCCCTCGCCCACCTTGACCGATTTCGTCCTCGGCCTGATCCCGACCAATCCGATCGCCGCGGCGGCCGACACCTCGATCCTGCCGCTGATCGTCTTCACGACCATTTTCGCCTTCGCGATCAGCCGCATCGGCGACACCGAGCGCGCAACGCTGTCGGGGTTTTTCAAGGCCTTGGGCGACGCGATGCTCGTCGTCATCGGCTGGGTGCTGGCGCTCGCGCCGCTCGGCGTCTTCGCGCTCGGCTATGCGCTCGCGGTCAAGGCCGGGGTCGCCGCTTTCGGCGGGCTCGTCCATTATGTGCTGATGCTGTCGGCGATCGGCGTCTGCACAATCATCCTCGGGATCGCGCTTGCGGTGTTCGTCGTCGGCATACCCTTGCCGCGCTTCGTCCGTGCGATGGTGCCGACCTTTGCGGTCGCGATCAGCACGCAAAGCTCGCTCGCCAGCCTGCCCGCGATGCTCAAATCGTCGGCCGAGCTCGGCGTCGAGCCCAAGAAGGCCGATATCGTGCTGCCGCTCGCGGTCGCCTTGTTCCGCTTCACCAGTCCGGCGATGAACCTCGCGGTCGTCGTCTATGTCGCGTGGCTGTTCGGGGTCGAACTGACGCCGCTGGAAATGGCGGTCGGCCTCGGCGTCGCGCTGGCCGCGGCGCTCTCTTCGGTCAGCCTGCCGGGCTCGATCAGCTTCGTAACCTCGATCGCGCCGATCGCGATTGCGATGGGCGTGCCCGTCGCGCCACTCGGCCTGCTCGTCGCGGTCGAAACCTTTCCCGAT
The Sphingopyxis macrogoltabida genome window above contains:
- the glmM gene encoding phosphoglucosamine mutase produces the protein MRKFFGTDGIRGLTNQIPMTVEVAMRVGMAAGAHFLRGDHKHRVVIGKDTRISGYMLENALVAGFTSVGMDVVQVGPMPTPAVAMLTRSMRADLGVMLSASHNPFYDNGIKLFGPDGYKLSDEDEVQIEMLLASEPKLAEPAQIGRAKRIEDARGRYIHAVKQSLPESVRLDGLKIVLDCANGAAYNSAPTVFWELGADVISVGVSPNGTNINDKCGSTAPQLLQETVVASGADIGIALDGDADRLIVVDEKGAIVDGDQIMGLIGASWARQGRLKGGGVVATVMSNLGLERFLEGEGLRLERTKVGDRYVLERMKEGGFNVGGEQSGHMILSDHATTGDGTLAGLQVLAELVAADRPASELLHQFDAVPQLLKNVRFAGGKPLENGNVQTAIADGEAALAGRGRLVIRASGTEPVIRVMAEGDDAGQVEQVVDMICDAVKEAANRHA
- a CDS encoding dicarboxylate/amino acid:cation symporter, whose translation is MKSAWIILSALIAGMLLGVAVETISVEWGTASLPYIEWVGLLWLNALKMTIIPLIVALLITGITATADAARAGKLAGRAVAIFIGANLLAGLMTLLVLPLLLRAFPMSAAAADGLRHGLGGSTDAVPSPTLTDFVLGLIPTNPIAAAADTSILPLIVFTTIFAFAISRIGDTERATLSGFFKALGDAMLVVIGWVLALAPLGVFALGYALAVKAGVAAFGGLVHYVLMLSAIGVCTIILGIALAVFVVGIPLPRFVRAMVPTFAVAISTQSSLASLPAMLKSSAELGVEPKKADIVLPLAVALFRFTSPAMNLAVVVYVAWLFGVELTPLEMAVGLGVALAAALSSVSLPGSISFVTSIAPIAIAMGVPVAPLGLLVAVETFPDIFRTLGNVVADVAATKYAADGVEDDSPPAGVTP